From a region of the Armatimonadota bacterium genome:
- a CDS encoding copper resistance protein CopC has protein sequence MSLPSRATPALLAIVITLWVGTPVLAHGILQSANPPNGASLAEPPSRVVLTFSEPVHLTLSSAEVLDPSGAIRSTGHSVSEDGRTITVSLPPLPQGSYTVRWRVLSQVDGHTTSGLLVFGVGEAPAGAVVTGPAPPPPAQVAFRWIGYLAVTLLAGVVFFRRFALQPGAVPTDVEDRLVRLARFAATAVIIGTVAEFGVNASVLVGAPIWTVLRERLLWTLLATTQAGLSVLVRLSMAALLLAPATRPGRVAQLAAVFAVAFLSLVAGLSGGPSGLVSAAHLPHLLLAIGVAIVGAQVALERAREDTADWTPVLAAGVLLFSLTVNAHAWGAGPVAVAADWIHLVAASVWIGGLPCLWVVLRTEAEDAAVHPALARRFSRLAGWSLAVLLVTGAYAAWLHVPDLAALRNSLYGRSLAVKVVLVVGLTALGALNRFWLLPRLGGGVTGPAARKRFVALVGAEGALGAAVLLAVAVLTITPPARTVQRPAERPPLALAGAAGDVHVRLEVAPGTPGWNRFVVTVRDPSGQPVDVDRVLLRLRKLDEDVAPATLVLARTDPGVYAVDGGAVGLPGYWEIEVLLRRTGRADAGTSFPHLAGQIRWASDLDAFRLLRRAQLTIEGLRTWRETEQLTDGASGFVVTRYAFQRPDRARLESADGTTVVLIGATRYLRRPGGAWTRDVLPEPFSARGPAVYMQGVEHATLGREDRCEQEMCRVVLWQTPDGTAAMAAWIGNRTFRVHKLLMAAPSHYMTSRLFDFNAPLTVEAPE, from the coding sequence ATGAGCCTTCCCTCCCGCGCCACGCCTGCGCTGCTGGCCATCGTCATCACCCTATGGGTCGGAACGCCCGTCTTGGCCCACGGCATCCTGCAGAGCGCGAACCCGCCCAATGGCGCCTCCCTCGCCGAGCCTCCGTCGCGGGTGGTGCTGACCTTCAGCGAGCCGGTCCACCTCACCCTCAGTTCGGCCGAAGTCCTGGACCCTTCGGGAGCCATCCGCTCGACGGGCCACTCGGTCTCCGAGGATGGCCGAACCATCACCGTGTCACTGCCGCCCCTCCCTCAAGGCTCCTACACGGTGCGCTGGCGGGTGCTCTCGCAGGTGGACGGACACACCACGAGCGGGCTGCTGGTCTTCGGCGTCGGGGAGGCCCCCGCCGGTGCGGTGGTGACGGGCCCGGCCCCCCCGCCGCCCGCGCAGGTGGCCTTTCGATGGATCGGATACCTCGCCGTCACCTTGTTGGCCGGGGTCGTCTTCTTCCGGCGATTCGCCCTCCAGCCTGGTGCCGTTCCGACGGACGTCGAGGACCGGCTCGTCCGGCTCGCCAGGTTCGCCGCGACCGCGGTCATCATCGGCACGGTAGCCGAGTTCGGCGTCAACGCCTCGGTCTTGGTCGGGGCTCCGATCTGGACTGTCTTACGCGAGCGCTTACTGTGGACGCTGCTGGCCACCACGCAGGCCGGGTTGAGCGTTCTGGTGCGCCTGAGCATGGCAGCGCTGTTGCTCGCACCGGCGACGCGCCCGGGACGCGTCGCGCAGCTGGCTGCTGTATTCGCCGTTGCGTTTCTGTCGCTGGTGGCCGGGCTGTCCGGGGGTCCGTCCGGACTGGTCTCCGCGGCCCACCTGCCGCACCTGCTGCTGGCCATCGGCGTCGCGATCGTGGGAGCACAGGTGGCGCTTGAACGCGCCCGAGAGGACACGGCGGACTGGACGCCGGTGCTGGCGGCGGGTGTCCTGCTGTTCAGCCTGACGGTCAACGCGCACGCTTGGGGTGCAGGACCGGTCGCGGTGGCCGCCGACTGGATCCACCTCGTCGCGGCTTCGGTGTGGATCGGGGGGCTACCGTGCCTGTGGGTGGTTCTGCGGACGGAAGCGGAAGACGCCGCCGTGCATCCTGCCCTCGCGCGGAGGTTCTCTCGGCTGGCGGGCTGGAGCCTGGCAGTACTCCTCGTGACGGGCGCGTACGCAGCGTGGTTGCACGTTCCGGACCTGGCGGCTCTGCGCAACAGCCTCTACGGCCGCTCGCTGGCGGTGAAGGTGGTGCTCGTGGTGGGTCTGACCGCGCTGGGAGCGCTCAACCGCTTCTGGCTCCTGCCGCGGCTGGGTGGAGGGGTCACTGGGCCGGCCGCGCGGAAGCGGTTTGTCGCCTTGGTCGGCGCCGAGGGCGCCCTCGGTGCCGCGGTGCTGCTCGCCGTAGCCGTGCTGACGATCACACCCCCTGCCCGCACCGTCCAACGCCCGGCCGAACGTCCTCCGCTGGCCCTGGCGGGCGCAGCCGGCGACGTGCACGTGCGGCTGGAAGTCGCACCCGGCACACCCGGATGGAACCGGTTCGTGGTGACCGTGCGTGACCCGTCCGGTCAGCCCGTGGACGTAGACCGCGTGCTGCTGCGGCTGCGCAAGCTCGACGAGGACGTCGCGCCGGCGACGTTGGTGCTGGCGCGTACCGATCCCGGAGTCTACGCTGTCGACGGCGGCGCTGTGGGCCTACCTGGCTACTGGGAGATCGAGGTGCTGCTGCGGCGTACCGGACGCGCCGATGCGGGGACCAGCTTCCCGCACCTGGCCGGACAGATACGCTGGGCGTCAGACCTCGACGCGTTCCGTCTGCTGCGGCGCGCCCAGCTGACGATCGAAGGCCTCAGGACATGGCGGGAGACCGAACAGCTCACCGACGGCGCGTCCGGCTTCGTCGTCACGCGCTACGCGTTTCAGCGACCGGATCGCGCGCGCCTGGAATCCGCCGACGGCACCACCGTCGTCCTGATCGGCGCCACGCGCTACCTCCGACGGCCTGGCGGCGCGTGGACGCGCGACGTGCTGCCCGAGCCCTTCTCCGCACGCGGGCCGGCCGTCTACATGCAAGGCGTGGAGCACGCCACCCTCGGGCGCGAGGACCGGTGCGAGCAGGAGATGTGTCGCGTCGTCCTGTGGCAGACTCCCGACGGCACGGCGGCCATGGCCGCTTGGATCGGGAACCGGACCTTCCGTGTGCACAAGCTGCTCATGGCCGCGCCCTCGCACTACATGACCTCTCGCCTGTTCGACTTCAACGCTCCGCTGACCGTGGAGGCCCCGGAGTGA
- a CDS encoding copper resistance protein CopC, translated as MRTYRIAACLILLLTGAACATALAHARLLKSEPRHGATLRSPPRVVRAWFNEELDPATSAISVWDGRGRRVDDGKGGVELDNLDRNTMAARLRPVGAGRYTVRWKAVSADDGYVARGEFRFTVRP; from the coding sequence TACCGTATCGCCGCCTGCCTGATCCTCCTGTTGACGGGGGCCGCATGCGCCACCGCGCTGGCCCATGCAAGGCTGCTGAAGTCCGAGCCCCGCCACGGTGCGACCCTGCGCTCGCCTCCTCGCGTCGTGCGCGCGTGGTTCAACGAGGAACTCGATCCGGCCACGAGCGCGATCTCCGTGTGGGACGGCCGCGGTCGGCGCGTGGACGACGGTAAAGGCGGCGTCGAGCTGGACAACCTGGACCGCAACACGATGGCCGCACGCCTGCGTCCGGTCGGTGCCGGCCGGTACACAGTCCGGTGGAAGGCTGTCTCCGCCGACGACGGTTACGTGGCCCGGGGAGAGTTCCGGTTCACCGTGAGGCCCTGA